A stretch of the Theileria equi strain WA chromosome 1, complete sequence genome encodes the following:
- a CDS encoding hypothetical protein (encoded by transcript BEWA_029370A): MTRTDILLRDKNHKTNTGHDAKIDISVTEEQFGECYVKYTHKWVNGSAILGRMLCRNTLHFLKGYDPKDVESVSVYFWKDDVDLRNPLMLEVCPDGVLFTRPNSSNTWCMSTGNKLDTLDGQHKIFNGVDNIPARKYQRTARANTIPS; the protein is encoded by the coding sequence ATGACAAGAACAGACATTCTATTAAGGGACAAAAACCACAAGACTAATACGGGGCATGATGCTAAAATTGACATTTCCGTGACGGAGGAGCAATTCGGTGAATGCTACGTCAAATATACCCATAAATGGGTAAATGGGTCTGCTATTTTAGGTCGCATGTTGTGCAGAAATACTCTACATTTCTTAAAGGGATACGATCCAAAAGATGTGGAGAGTGTATCCGTTTACTTTTGGAAGGACGATGTAGATTTGAGAAATCCCCTGATGCTTGAAGTTTGTCCAGATGGCGTTTTATTCACAAGACCGAACTCTTCAAACACTTGGTGCATGTCTACCGGTAACAAACTGGATACACTTGACGGTCAACataaaatttttaatggAGTGGACAATATTCCGGCTAGAAAATACCAAAGAACAGCCCGGGCCAATACAATTCCCTCTTGA
- a CDS encoding signal peptide-containing protein (encoded by transcript BEWA_029330A) — translation MAVLKRVILFAAILIVLTAVITPIVLLSRRKPKGSRTPVALDVSGKISERIKVEKYGTTPETIQYLIERSMANEYKIGDVFDGHELIMKDYEKNLEKAVVVMKFPDGTMYVIISKVDLVGGTEKKGSDAVEVTVFEFAKKQGEAAYSRVERRPIEVDLMNPPQKITKVLIEPKKAMYNVVPDELFSLRLGTLKHGEQVVEEDEEDDIQKIVILDTNGPNPKVVTVTSKRNGQNIERVYELVDSNFNLISKKAKTTFMF, via the coding sequence ATGGCAGTATTGAAGCGAGTGATCCTGTTTGCCGCCATCCTTATAGTCTTGACGGCGGTCATTACACCAATTGTATTGCTATCTAGGCGCAAGCCAAAGGGGTCTAGGACTCCAGTAGCTCTCGATGTCTCAGGCAAGATCTCAGAGAGGATAAAGGTCGAAAAGTACGGCACGACCCCCGAAACCATTCAGTATCTCATTGAGAGGTCCATGGCAAACGAGTACAAAATCGGCGATGTGTTTGATGGACACGAGTTGATCATGAAGGATTACGAGaagaatttggaaaaggctGTCGTTGTCATGAAATTTCCAGATGGAACCATGTACGTTATTATCTCCAAGGTCGATTTGGTCGGTGGTACAGAAAAAAAGGGAAGTGATGCCGTGGAGGTTACAGTCTTTGAATTTGCCAAGAAACAAGGTGAAGCAGCATACTCTAGAGTAGAGAGAAGACCCATTGAAGTCGACTTGATGAACCCACCCCAAAAGATTACAAAAGTTTTGATTGAACCCAAAAAGGCCATGTACAATGTCGTCCCTGACGAGTTGTTTTCCCTGCGACTTGGCACTCTAAAGCATGGAGAGCAGGTTGTGGAGGAGGATGAGGAGGACGATATCCAAAAGATTGTAATTTTAGACACTAATGGCCCGAACCCCAAAGTTGTGACTGTAACCTCCAAAAGAAATGGGCAAAATATTGAGAGGGTTTACGAACTTGTAGACTCTAACTTTAATCTGATTAGTAAAAAGGCCAAGACAACTTTTATGTTCTGA
- a CDS encoding hypothetical protein (encoded by transcript BEWA_029360A) translates to MDSVGPGSATAGRRSDPRPYWEVRRFCWVPYALVLHSQFQMRAKSLDETRDVDSGLPDYDDEAMPLNLIPDGSGKFSELNLDESVISNVAVGESIASIVRTIVNLYLMDCKNRPDPFQPQLEPRGSPKGSMETESLFLNGSDVTQLVNSSLERVPKVKRKDLVELRKVLADSDEEGVNILVKSVCAIISYQQLLTPAARREFNKEHMQQWIKSQDAEAFVDKDYEVVYGKWKKYLKKQMPMGISVCDYFSTDLLKSVLLINADRIRQELEKTAFKFHPDMILILLCKECGFTDEQANTIGTMSSARGYQIQSLLPSETGLGFLHRDAGGAKEEDLGIISFECITNDREPGHLIKLVTVKNIFSRQLPKMPREYIVRLVFDRNHYTFCLLKKGQVIGGICFRPYFEQRFAEIAFLAVKSTEQIKGYGTRIMNHLKEHVKKSGIEYFLTYADNFAIGYFRKQGFSQKITMPRERWFGYIKDYDGGTLMECYISPNINYLRLSEMLSRQKAVVMQCIEAIKPLKVYDGLTVFAESSKDSQKKPRCTLVPSEIPGLIEAGWTEAQESQQSKQSDPNAPADTEPQKKSLKASILELLNNLNKQQSVWPFRKPVKQSEAPDYYEIITQPTDISTMKRKAKLGEYKTKEQFGEELKRMFDNCRLYNTSHTIYYKYANELQAFIWPQYENIQE, encoded by the coding sequence ATGGATAGTGTTGGCCCTGGTAGTGCCACGGCTGGTCGCAGGTCTGACCCTCGCCCCTACTGGGAGGTTAGGCGTTTCTGCTGGGTTCCCTACGCTCTGGTGCTTCACTCACAATTCCAGATGCGTGCCAAATCGTTGGACGAGACTAGAGACGTCGATTCTGGGCTTCCGGACTACGATGACGAGGCCATGCCTCTAAATCTCATTCCTGATGGCAGCGGAAAGTTTTCTGAGTTAAATCTCGACGAGTCAGTAATTTCAAACGTTGCAGTGGGTGAATCTATCGCTTCAATCGTCAGGACAATCGTAAATCTCTACCTGATGGACTGCAAGAACCGTCCTGACCCTTTTCAGCCGCAGTTGGAGCCGCGAGGCTCTCCAAAGGGTTCCATGGAGACTGAAAGTCTGTTTTTGAATGGGTCTGACGTTACGCAGCTCGTGAACTCGTCCCTGGAGCGAGTTCCAAAGGTAAAGAGAAAGGACCTGGTGGAACTCCGCAAAGTCCTGGCGGACTCCGACGAGGAAGGCGTGAACATCCTCGTCAAGAGCGTCTGTGCCATCATAAGCTACCAGCAGCTCCTCACACCGGCCGCTCGCCGAGAATTTAACAAGGAGCATATGCAGCAGTGGATCAAATCGCAAGATGCCGAGGCTTTTGTGGACAAGGACTACGAAGTTGTCTATGGGAAGTGGAAGAAGTATCTCAAGAAGCAAATGCCCATGGGAATATCGGTATGTGACTACTTTTCGACTGACTTGCTCAAGTCTGTGCTACTCATCAACGCTGACAGGATTAGACAAGAGCTGGAGAAGACCGCATTCAAGTTCCACCCCGATATGATACTCATTTTGCTCTGCAAGGAGTGTGGATTCACAGATGAACAGGCCAATACGATTGGAACAATGAGCAGTGCCCGAGGCTACCAGATCCAGTCGTTGCTGCCCTCGGAAACAGGTCTCGGTTTCCTACACAGAGACGCTGGTGGAGCAAAGGAGGAAGATCTTGGCATCATTTCATTCGAGTGTATTACAAATGACCGAGAACCAGGACACCTTATCAAGTTGGTAACTGTAAAGAACATTTTTTCAAGACAACTCCCAAAAATGCCCAGAGAGTACATTGTGAGACTTGTGTTTGACAGGAATcactacacattttgtttgCTCAAAAAAGGACAAGTGATTGGGGGCATTTGCTTCAGGCCTTACTTTGAACAACGATTTGCAGAGATTGCATTCTTGGCCGTAAAATCAACAGAACAAATTAAAGGATACGGAACCCGTATTATGAACCATTTGAAAGAACACGTAAAAAAATCAGGAATTGAATATTTTCTAACCTATGCTGACAATTTCGCCATCGGATATTTCCGCAAACAAGGCTTCTCACAAAAGATTACAATGCCCAGAGAACGATGGTTTGGGTATATTAAAGATTACGATGGAGGCACGCTCATGGAATGCTATATCTCGCCAAATATTAATTATCTGAGACTCAGCGAAATGTTAAGCAGGCAAAAGGCTGTTGTTATGCAGTGCATTGAAGCGATAAAACCACTAAAGGTATACGATGGTCTCACTGTGTTCGCTGAATCCTCAAAGGACAGCCAAAAGAAACCCAGATGTACACTCGTTCCATCAGAAATTCCAGGATTAATAGAAGCCGGATGGACAGAAGCTCAAGAAAGCCAACAAAGTAAACAATCTGATCCAAATGCACCAGCTGACACTGAGCCACAGAAAAAATCACTCAAGGCGTCAATTCTAGAACTCTTGAATAATCTAAACAAACAACAAAGCGTTTGGCCATTCAGGAAACCCGTTAAACAATCGGAAGCTCCAGATTACTATGAGATTATTACACAACCCACTGACATTTCAACAATGAAGAGAAAGGCCAAACTTGGAGAATACAAAACAAAGGAACAGTTTGGAGAAGAACTCAAGAGAATGTTTGACAACTGCAGGCTCTACAACACATCACACaccatttattataaatatgCAAATGAATTGCAGGCCTTTATCTGGCCACAGTATGAAAATATTCAAGAATGA
- a CDS encoding hypothetical protein (encoded by transcript BEWA_029400A) — protein MEGYLDISPKRLNEQLRYGISGTKHVDSPKPYTKYEYKSIAQTSFMLVTVSYDGITLNQIRTPTHEILRLCTYFTDDETLITVHLETRGINYYYTTVDAKITGRYEFRGFKTSAELTGEEIKIFVDNVSVNGDLDFQGLPRALREKLYRKNDVFFNVYRNHWDEGYSCKCTNISIKITKGGEIGDYQSLQHKPNISSFYIGSIYYVEDKPMCFDNDLPSEPLDSLTVYKNKFGNDKINPMMVILNVQTNPGCVPGRYIIAKYYANVWSIRRIGATSISSTEIAEIFKVISDDVNHRLNVNKLSKEIQEKLKDITKDLSLDLTHQLNLNEGIYISVGNMKIPYKQTNTGQYLVVSYAHTFNSFTVQDVKVKGVPVGDSLIPFKTRLSRFKAYYNENSTNNPLLIYMMYLNGKVKWICRHDGCDYWEELEKSIPSSCHDSPSIINILSSLRIPTVAINLSKNVGLYTPAGSNTKLHVSRTSYSGYDFYKCTQHRGESQSELYPLKISHICYNATLYGIESQEILSSVGAFYDGESPVFEEPFMIELVTYNPKKYWYYQRVDKSASAWKKRVRRDDSIKMIAEQIKTELMNLRGESIPIPGSPPPS, from the coding sequence ATGGAGGGCTATCTGGATATATCTCCCAAGAGATTAAACGAACAACTTCGTTATGGGATATCTGGGACTAAGCATGTGGACTCACCTAAGCCATATACAAAGTACGAATATAAGAGCATTGCTCAAACATCATTTATGTTAGTTACAGTGTCATACGATGGAATAACATTAAACCAGATAAGAACTCCTACGCATGAGATATTGAGACTTTGTACATACTTCACGGATGATGAGACCCTTATAACTGTTCATCTAGAAACACGTGGAATTAATTATTATTACACAACTGTAGATGCTAAAATAACTGGAAGGTATGAATTTAGAGGGTTTAAAACAAGCGCTGAACTCACTGGAGAAGAAATTAAGATCTTTGTGGATAATGTATCTGTAAATGGTGATCTAGACTTTCAGGGATTACCAAGAGCACTAAGAGAAAAATTATATAGGAAAAATGATGTCTTCTTTAATGTCTATCGGAATCACTGGGATGAAGGTTATTCCTGTAAATGTACAAACATTAGCATTAAAATAACAAAAGGAGGTGAAATAGGTGATTATCAATCTCTCCAACACAAACCAAATATCTCATCATTTTACATTGGATCTATTTATTACGTCGAAGATAAACCTATGTGTTTTGACAATGACCTTCCCAGTGAACCCTTGGATAGTCTTACTGTCTATAAAAATAAATTTGGAAACGACAAAATAAATCCTATGATGGTAATATTGAATGTGCAGACAAATCCTGGATGTGTCCCTGGGAGATATATCATTGCCAAATACTATGCTAATGTTTGGTCGATTCGCAGGATTGGCGCAACTTCTATAAGCAGTACTGAGATTGCAGAGATATTCAAAGTAATTTCAGATGATGTTAATCATAGATTGAATGTCAATAAACTTTCTAAAGAAATCCAAGAGAAACTCAAAGATATTACAAAGGATCTTTCACTCGACCTAACACATCAATTAAACCTGAATGAAGgtatttatatttctgTTGGTAACATGAAGATTCCATACAAACAGACAAATACTGGTCAGTATTTAGTAGTTTCATATGCTCATACATTTAACAGTTTTACTGTACAAGACGTAAAAGTTAAAGGTGTGCCAGTTGGGGATTCCCTCATTCCTTTCAAAACTAGACTTTCCAGATTTAAGGCTTATTATAACGAAAATAGTACCAATAATCCACTATTGATATACATGATGTATCTTAATGGGAAAGTGAAGTGGATATGTAGACATGATGGGTGTGACTATTGGGAAGAATTAGAGAAAAGTATTCCATCCAGTTGCCATGATTCGCCTAGTATTATAAACATCTTGTCAAGCTTGAGAATTCCAACTGTAGCAATAAATCTTTCAAAGAATGTTGGTTTGTACACTCCCGCTGGAAGTAATACAAAATTGCATGTTTCCAGAACTTCTTATAGTGGTTATGACTTTTACAAGTGCACACAACATAGAGGTGAGAGTCAGTCGGAATTATACCCATTAAAGATTAGTCATATCTGTTACAATGCAACACTTTACGGTATAGAGTCTCAGGAAATTCTCTCTTCTGTAGGTGCTTTctatgatggagaatccCCGGTTTTTGAGGAACCATTCATGATTGAACTTGTCACGTATAACCCAAAGAAATATTGGTACTATCAAAGGGTTGACAAAAGTGCAAGTGCGTGGAAAAAACGCGTTAGACGAGATGATTCCATCAAAATGATTGCGGAGCAAATAAAGACTGAATTAATGAACTTGAGAGGTGAATCAATTCCAATACCGGGGTCACCACCTCCTTCTTAA
- a CDS encoding hypothetical protein (encoded by transcript BEWA_029320A) — protein MKTSHLLLFSTVNFCKADDRDDVLPQVFANCPILGQDYNNYPLEVEDVVVTSDARDQVTMDIMHLDRETFHVNDCVSYGVHFGEVLPRTKYKVTRVTYCNEVLFIAPESWECNRTTFYTDGTNMLVIMWYRRGELRDQLAVYKRGDSSWQEVDQMAADEIIFDMVKEPPEHKSKPRRFVGA, from the coding sequence ATGAAGACTAGCCATCTTCTTTTATTCTCGACGGTCAATTTCTGCAAGGCTGACGATAGAGACGATGTTTTGCCTCAAGTTTTTGCCAATTGTCCGATTTTGGGCCAAGATTACAATAACTACCCACTAGAGGTGGAGGATGTCGTTGTTACGTCTGATGCAAGGGACCAGGTGACcatggatataatgcacTTGGACAGGGAGACATTTCACGTTAATGATTGCGTTTCATACGGAGTCCATTTTGGTGAGGTTTTACCAAGGACAAAATACAAGGTAACAAGAGTGACCTACTGCAACGAGGTCCTCTTTATAGCGCCAGAGAGCTGGGAATGCAACCGCACAACCTTTTATACAGATGGAACAAATATGCTCGTAATAATGTGGTACAGACGGGGAGAATTGAGAGACCAATTGGCGGTTTATAAACGAGGGGATTCGAGTTGGCAAGAGGTGGACCAGATGGCTGCTGATGAAATCATTTTTGACATGGTCAAGGAGCCGCCTGAACACAAGAGCAAACCAAGGAGATTTGTAGGGGCTTAA
- a CDS encoding signal peptide-containing protein (encoded by transcript BEWA_029340A), translating to MHALLVVPLLTIFLSTRTVLAARAFRSDDDAQDIIHTTQHYDVEAIYPKIPITLNLAREAPAGITRVERLATSSESHFMIKPQYDEYYKIGDILENRAVIVEGNTNIAERRVYLRDDGKDRILRVTDFYLQRDGRFRTETIELVKVQGDAYYGPLMRCPVDLHLLSRDMPDEIERITDPSRGETRYRIRKNMMYTMYIGTVIYGEDVLDDAVGNDILSKEVTVDFVNGLKRVRVDVYKKDGSFTSSEHTLR from the coding sequence ATGCATGCACTTTTAGTAGTACCCCTTCTCACCATCTTCCTGTCCACCAGGACCGTTCTGGCGGCTCGTGCATTTCGTTCAGATGATGATGCACAAGATATTATACATACAACACAACACTATGACGTTGAGGCAATTTACCCAAAGATTCCCATTACCCTCAATTTGGCCAGAGAGGCACCAGCTGGAATTACGAGAGTCGAACGCCTAGCTACCTCCTCCGAGAGCCACTTCATGATTAAGCCACAGTATGACGAATACTACAAAATTGGAGACATACTAGAGAATAGAGCGGTCATTGTCGAGGGGAATACCAACATCGCAGaaagaagagtctaccTCAGAGACGACGGAAAGGATAGAATCCTCAGGGTCACTGATTTTTACCTTCAAAGGGATGGAAGATTCAGAACAGAGACTATCGAACTTGTAAAGGTGCAGGGAGACGCTTATTATGGACCACTGATGAGATGTCCAGTGGACCTTCATCTGCTCTCCAGGGACATGCCTGACGAGATTGAACGCATTACAGATCCGTCGAGAGGAGAGACAAGATACAGGATAAGAAAGAACATGATGTATACAATGTATATTGGCACGGTTATATATGGTGAAGACGTTTTGGACGATGCAGTTGGCAATGATATTCTCTCAAAGGAGGTCACCGTAGATTTTGTAAATGGTCTAAAGCGGGTCAGAGTTGATGTCTATAAAAAGGACGGGAGTTTCACGAGTTCGGAACATACCTTGAGATAG
- a CDS encoding hypothetical protein (encoded by transcript BEWA_029390A) has translation MLSRHINVYKFAKNNCMPVICRSDSAYICIVFLLSKVAQAVERVKVKLFSEKKDFMPPLSLLIIALLSTNRFLVAYPRKIPLSVNVSGTQTRRILLCPSEEFPGGLNYRIVDNSRHRYIIGDVFDSGFLILHADPSAVSRYVLVFVRKDETKYIKITTRHRYRGVCTTQVKEFTKKVWDPYYRRVARIPMDLEVTTKELNDNINAELVPSLGPNNMGPEDSHAPDITLVPVIFSIKLDKIDEFVIGEVKYNGYTVGSEISGLNLMNRRVTWRGGFMNPFITILSKYTDGTEVEAEYRLLPGKSDGFIVESIKRRLSNLCG, from the exons ATGCTCTCCCGTCAcattaatgtctataaatTTGCCAAAAATAATTGCATGCCTGTGATATGTCGATCAGATTCCGCGTACATTTGCATTGTGTTTCTGCTCTCTAAAGTAGCCCAGGCAGTTGAGAGAGTAAAAGTTAAACTTTTTAGTGAAAAGAAAGACTTCATGCCTCCTTTATCTCTATTAATCATCGCACTCTTGTCCACAAATCGTTTTCTTGTGGCATATCCCAGGAAAATCCCATTGAGCGTAAACGTGTCTGGAACACAGACGAGAAGGATCCTACTCTGTCCCTCTGAGGAGTTTCCAGGTGGCCTCAATTACAGAATTGTCGACAACTCTAGACACAGGTACATTATCGGAGACGTCTTTGACTCTG GCTTCTTGATCTTGCATGCAGACCCAAGTGCCGTGAGCAGATACGTCCTCGTATTTGTCAGAAAGGATGAGACCAAGTACATCAAGATTACGACTAGGCACAGATATCGTGGCGTCTGCACAACTCAAGTTAAGGAATTCACCAAGAAGGTCTGGGACCCGTACTACAGAAGAGTAGCCAGAATACCAATGGACCTGGAAGTTACAACCAAGGAACTCAATGACAACATAAACGCTGAGTTGGTCCCCTCACTTGGACCGAACAACATGGGTCCTGAGGATTCTCACGCTCCAGATATCACACTAGTCCCCGTCATTTTTAGCATTAAACTGGACAAAATCGACGAATTTGTCATTGGAGAGGTAAAGTATAACGGGTATACCGTGGGAAGCGAGATCAGCGGACTGAATTTGATGAACAGAAGGGTTACCTGGAGAGGAGGATTCATGAACCCATTCATCACCATCTTATCAAAGTATACAGACGGGACAGAAGTAGAGGCGGAGTATCGGTTACTACCCGGTAAATCTGATGGGTTTATAGTGGAAAGCATCAAACGAAGACTCTCAAACTTGTGCGGATGA
- a CDS encoding hypothetical protein (encoded by transcript BEWA_029350A), translating to MAISTFGLRMAIRLSRPVPKEEKSEVPFSRKQMSGTHGYLFLLMGISMATNLNTSLLTEKVFRCQNFANKCLVAYMFFISVASFVALFLCELDFSTMVMSEWMLVTSHSMHVLVGMFGNGMMARNLFILGYGINGALEAFICFSAATVISKLFLNSTYSLIYTGFPAGSIFLGTTQTILNRVVGTSTISQMRKNLVLCHGSHVVLSTIAYLWVTLLYIKYGHFVKEDDKKDEGEENKTEDEKKSESENKKLSVGQKILQTIESFKYARYYYSRLILVVCAYLLRYFFFPCLIPFVLDIPHHIKLIGSLSLTISEFISKLNTVGVNEAINPSEKDPSQSHDVFLLMRDAYLHFAMLASIGSSSFVLWSSLTGRYHFSKSPIFILCFILAMGISYGYLSTRSINGCKSVLDYYTKQLDENGEPVVEEKVANGPGVSDVATLTINVAVLFISVFSDTTEGLILKYKGSRAYILNNSKGDLSIKAVDALLMQFKS from the coding sequence ATGGCGATAAGTACATTTGGGCTCCGGATGGCCATAAGACTCTCCCGTCCGGTTCcaaaggaggaaaagaGCGAGGTGCCATTCTCCAGGAAGCAAATGAGTGGTACACACGGATACCTCTTTCTCCTCATGGGCATCTCTATGGCCACGAACTTGAACACTAGTTTGCTAACGGAAAAGGTCTTTAGGTGTCAGAACTTTGCCAACAAGTGTCTGGTGGCCTACATGTTCTTCATATCAGTGGCATCATTCGTGGCTCTATTTCTCTGCGAGTTGGACTTTTCGACCATGGTAATGAGTGAATGGATGTTGGTGACGTCCCACTCGATGCATGTACTCGTGGGCATGTTTGGCAATGGCATGATGGCTCGTAATCTCTTCATCCTGGGCTACGGAATAAACGGAGCGTTGGAGGCGTTCATCTGTTTTTCAGCCGCTACTGTCATCTCTAAACTATTTCTCAATTCAACCTACTCTTTGATATACACAGGGTTCCCTGCTGGTTCCATCTTTTTGGGAACCACCCAGACTATACTGAACCGTGTAGTTGGAACCAGTACAATCTCCCAAATGAGAAAGAACCTGGTATTATGCCACGGATCCCACGTTGTATTATCAACAATCGCATATCTCTGGGTGACCTTGTTGTACATCAAATATGGGCATTTTGTTAAGGAAGATGACAAAAAGGATGAGGGTGAAGAGAACAAgactgaagatgaaaagaagtCCGAGAGTGAAAACAAGAAGCTCAGTGTTGGccaaaaaattttacagactattgaaagttttaaatATGCAAGGTACTACTACTCGAGGCTCATTTTGGTCGTTTGTGCATATTTACTAAggtatttcttcttcccttGTCTCATCCCATTTGTACTGGATATTCCGCATCACATCAAGCTCATAGGTTCTCTATCGCTCACCATCTCAGAATTTATATCAAAGCTAAACACTGTGGGTGTCAACGAGGCTATAAATCCATCGGAGAAGGATCCTTCTCAGTCTCATGATGTGTTTCTTTTAATGAGGGATGCCTATCTACACTTTGCGATGCTTGCCTCCATTGGATCTTCGTCATTTGTCTTATGGTCCTCTTTGACTGGCAGGTATCACTTTTCAAAGTCACccatattcatcctctgcTTTATCCTAGCAATGGGAATATCATATGGTTACTTGTCAACCAGATCTATTAACGGCTGTAAGTCAGTGCTGGACTATTACACTAAGCAGttggatgaaaatggagagCCTGTGGTAGAAGAGAAGGTTGCTAACGGCCCCGGAGTCTCAGACGTTGCAACTCTGACAATCAATGTAGCTGTATTGTTCATTTCAGTCTTTTCAGATACCACAGAAGGGCTCATATTAAAGTACAAAGGTTCTAGAGCCTACATTCTCAACAACAGCAAAGGAGATTTGTCCATTAAAGCTGTGGATGCCCtactaatgcagtttaaaTCCTAG
- a CDS encoding signal peptide-containing protein (encoded by transcript BEWA_029380A): MRVFGLVYFAIICGICNAGFHGRTQGLYNRGNRLSEESKAEERGSGEESEPKNQEDVAEKEKTNLKREESAGEGIPQLVLSMYSRNEVTLYK; encoded by the exons ATGAGGGTGTTTGGCCTCGTTTATTTCGCCATCATTTGCGGAATATGTAATGCCGGATTTCACGGTCGAACCCAGGGCCTCTACAACAGGGGCAATAGGTTGAGTGAAGAAAGCAAGGCAGAGGAACGAGGTAGTGGAGAAGAGAGTGAACCCAAGAATCAAGAAGATGTGGCggagaaggaaaagacCAACTTGAAAAGGGAAGAGAGCGCCGGTGAAGGGATCCCTCAACTGGTCCTG TCAATGTATAGTAGAAATGAGGTGACTCTGTATAAGTAA